In one Methylobacterium sp. SyP6R genomic region, the following are encoded:
- a CDS encoding flavin-containing monooxygenase, whose protein sequence is MREPNEAAPVRRYDAIIVGAGFSGLYQLHLLRDRLGLSVRVLEAAEGIGGTWYWNRYPGARCDSESYYYSYSFSRELEEEWNWTERYPEHGEIRRYLDHVADRFSLRRDIQLGTRVAGATYIEAANRWIVTTESGERFEAQFLITAVGCLSSANVPTIPGLESFSGAWYHTGRWPHDGVDFSGQRVGLIGTGSTGIQATPVIAAQAAHLTVFQRTANYSVPARNGPMDDTFKAWVRENSSELRAKARAAPNGHPFDFSDRSVFDVSPQERLAIYEAAWERGGLRFRAAFRDIMLDQDANETASEFIRAKIRSIVTDPDTAEALTPRDHLFATKRPPIDTDYFETFNRPDVTLVDLKKTPIAAIVPEGVRTSDATYPLDIIVFATGFDALTGPLLALDIRGRDGRSLKEEWAAGPRSYLGLQVPGFPNLFTMTGPGSPSVLTNMPVAIEQHAEWIAGCIKHVREHGLDRIEATPEAAEAWGAEVERAASATLLPMASSSWYLGANVPGKPRVFMPYAGGMAHYRGICEHVAAQGYDGFALR, encoded by the coding sequence ATGAGAGAGCCGAACGAGGCCGCTCCCGTCCGTCGTTACGACGCGATCATCGTCGGGGCCGGGTTTTCCGGCCTGTATCAGCTCCATCTGCTGCGCGACCGGCTCGGCCTGTCGGTGCGGGTGCTGGAGGCGGCCGAGGGCATCGGCGGTACCTGGTACTGGAACCGCTATCCGGGCGCACGCTGCGACTCCGAAAGCTACTACTATTCCTACTCGTTCTCGCGCGAACTCGAGGAGGAATGGAACTGGACCGAGCGCTACCCTGAGCACGGCGAGATCCGCCGCTACCTCGACCATGTCGCCGACCGCTTCTCCTTACGGCGCGACATCCAGCTCGGCACCCGCGTCGCCGGCGCCACCTACATCGAAGCGGCCAATCGCTGGATCGTCACGACAGAGAGCGGCGAGCGGTTCGAGGCGCAATTCCTGATCACCGCGGTCGGCTGCCTGTCGAGTGCCAACGTGCCGACGATCCCTGGCCTCGAAAGCTTCTCGGGCGCCTGGTACCATACCGGCCGCTGGCCCCATGACGGCGTCGACTTCTCGGGCCAGCGGGTCGGGCTGATCGGCACCGGCTCGACCGGCATCCAGGCGACTCCGGTCATCGCCGCGCAAGCCGCCCATCTCACGGTATTCCAGCGCACCGCCAATTACAGCGTGCCGGCCCGCAACGGCCCGATGGACGATACGTTCAAGGCGTGGGTGCGCGAGAATTCGTCGGAGTTGCGCGCCAAAGCCCGCGCGGCGCCGAACGGCCATCCCTTCGATTTCTCGGACCGCTCGGTCTTCGACGTCTCGCCCCAGGAGAGGCTGGCGATCTACGAGGCGGCCTGGGAGCGCGGCGGCCTGCGCTTCCGCGCGGCCTTCCGCGACATCATGCTCGACCAGGACGCCAACGAGACCGCCTCCGAGTTCATCCGGGCCAAGATCCGCAGCATCGTGACGGATCCGGACACGGCGGAGGCGCTCACGCCGCGCGACCACCTCTTCGCGACCAAACGCCCGCCGATCGACACCGATTATTTCGAGACCTTCAACCGCCCCGACGTCACGCTCGTCGACCTGAAGAAGACGCCGATCGCCGCGATCGTGCCCGAGGGCGTGCGCACCTCGGACGCGACCTATCCCCTCGACATCATCGTCTTCGCCACCGGTTTCGACGCGCTCACCGGCCCCCTCCTCGCTCTCGACATCCGGGGCCGCGACGGTCGTTCTCTCAAGGAGGAATGGGCGGCAGGCCCGAGGAGCTATCTCGGCCTGCAGGTCCCGGGCTTCCCGAACCTGTTCACGATGACCGGCCCGGGCAGCCCCTCGGTTCTCACCAACATGCCGGTGGCGATCGAGCAGCACGCCGAATGGATCGCCGGCTGCATCAAGCATGTCCGCGAGCACGGCCTCGACCGGATCGAGGCGACGCCGGAGGCAGCGGAAGCGTGGGGCGCGGAGGTCGAGCGGGCGGCGTCGGCGACGCTGCTGCCGATGGCGAGCAGTTCGTGGTACCTGGGCGCCAACGTGCCGGGAAAGCCGCGGGTGTTCATGCCCTATGCCGGCGGCATGGCGCATTACCGCGGCATCTGCGAGCATGTCGCAGCCCAGGGCTATGACGGCTTCGCCTTACGCTGA
- a CDS encoding MFS transporter encodes MAIATAGPLAGSDALTEAAVIRKVAWRLMPLIMICYLFAFFDRINISFAKFQLQSDLGFSNVAYGLGASMFVVGYVIFEVPSNLALYRVGARRWIARIMISWGIATALMIVIRTEWHFYVLRFLIGAMEAGFAPGILYYLTLWFPASFRGRVTSFMFVASAFAGIVGAPAAGLILGGLNGVAGLAGWQWLFLAGGLPCLILGALVLTRLEDRIADARWLSAEEKDLLSSRIAHHNHGIGDHSLWGAIRQPGFLLIALVYFLLQVGSYGLNFWGPDLIKTASGGAAASVGFLTAIPYICGAVSMIVIGRLSDASGERLKFVAGLAVAAALGFFLAGLFDREIVPLMIALALLGSGIVASIPTFWTLPAKLVTGVGAAGGIALINTLGQFGGIVSPVMVGWVKDLTGSTTPALYGIGCLCLVAAGLLLFAMPESLRRNDRSV; translated from the coding sequence ATGGCCATCGCCACCGCCGGCCCGCTCGCCGGCTCCGACGCCCTCACCGAGGCTGCCGTCATCCGCAAGGTCGCCTGGCGGCTGATGCCGCTGATCATGATCTGCTACCTGTTCGCGTTCTTCGACCGCATCAACATCAGCTTCGCGAAGTTCCAGCTCCAGAGCGACCTCGGCTTCAGCAACGTCGCCTACGGCCTCGGCGCCAGCATGTTCGTGGTCGGCTACGTCATCTTCGAGGTGCCGTCGAACCTCGCCCTCTACCGGGTCGGCGCGCGGCGCTGGATCGCCCGGATCATGATCTCGTGGGGCATCGCCACCGCGCTGATGATCGTCATCCGCACCGAGTGGCACTTCTACGTCCTGCGCTTCCTGATCGGCGCGATGGAGGCCGGCTTCGCCCCCGGCATCCTGTACTATCTCACCCTGTGGTTCCCGGCCTCGTTCCGCGGCCGCGTCACCTCGTTCATGTTCGTCGCCTCGGCCTTCGCCGGCATCGTCGGCGCGCCGGCGGCCGGGCTGATCCTCGGCGGTCTCAACGGCGTCGCGGGCCTCGCCGGCTGGCAATGGCTCTTCCTCGCCGGCGGCCTGCCCTGCCTGATCCTCGGGGCCCTGGTGCTCACCCGCCTCGAAGACCGGATCGCCGACGCGCGCTGGCTCTCGGCCGAGGAAAAGGATCTTCTGTCCTCCCGCATCGCCCACCATAACCACGGCATCGGCGACCATTCGCTGTGGGGCGCGATCAGGCAGCCGGGCTTCCTGCTCATCGCCCTCGTCTATTTCCTGCTTCAGGTCGGCTCCTACGGCCTCAACTTCTGGGGCCCGGACCTGATCAAGACCGCGAGCGGCGGGGCCGCCGCCTCGGTCGGCTTCCTGACCGCGATTCCCTACATCTGCGGTGCGGTCAGCATGATCGTCATCGGGCGCCTGTCGGACGCCTCGGGCGAGCGGCTGAAATTCGTCGCCGGCCTGGCGGTCGCCGCAGCCCTCGGCTTCTTCCTCGCCGGTCTGTTCGACAGAGAGATCGTCCCGCTGATGATCGCCCTCGCGCTGCTCGGCTCCGGTATCGTCGCGTCGATCCCGACCTTCTGGACCTTGCCGGCGAAGCTCGTCACCGGTGTCGGCGCGGCGGGCGGCATCGCGCTCATCAACACGCTGGGTCAGTTCGGCGGCATCGTCAGCCCGGTCATGGTCGGCTGGGTCAAGGACCTCACCGGCTCCACCACCCCGGCGCTCTACGGCATCGGCTGCCTCTGCCTCGTCGCCGCCGGGCTCCTGCTCTTCGCGATGCCCGAGAGCCTGCGCCGCAACGACCGGAGCGTCTGA